One window from the genome of Chloroflexota bacterium encodes:
- a CDS encoding Fe-Mn family superoxide dismutase produces the protein MGQTNPVPYRAADFSHLRGLNGLSDQQIEVHLGLYQGYITNTNKLNEQIAELLKAGKGSTPEYAELNRALGFEYNGMILHEYYFGNLSSAGSEKPRSGSPTLAAIERTFGSWENWLTDFRSVGTMRGVGWVVTYQDPVTEQISNHWITLHQTGNPAGFKPLLVMDVWEHAFMIDYKPSERAKYIEAFFSNIDWNTVDQRLTSPSSVRPVGVTRVAV, from the coding sequence ATGGGACAAACGAACCCGGTACCCTACCGTGCAGCGGACTTTTCGCATCTTCGGGGCTTGAACGGCCTTTCGGACCAGCAAATCGAGGTGCACCTCGGCCTGTACCAGGGATACATCACCAACACGAATAAGCTCAATGAACAGATCGCCGAGCTCCTCAAGGCGGGGAAAGGCAGCACCCCTGAGTATGCCGAGCTCAACCGCGCGCTGGGCTTCGAGTACAACGGCATGATCCTCCACGAGTACTACTTCGGCAATCTTTCATCGGCGGGCTCCGAAAAGCCGCGATCCGGCTCCCCAACCCTTGCCGCCATCGAGCGCACCTTTGGGAGCTGGGAGAATTGGCTCACGGATTTTCGCTCAGTCGGTACGATGCGAGGGGTGGGCTGGGTCGTGACGTACCAGGACCCGGTGACCGAGCAGATCAGCAATCACTGGATTACCCTGCACCAGACCGGCAATCCGGCAGGGTTCAAGCCCTTGCTTGTCATGGACGTGTGGGAGCACGCCTTCATGATCGACTACAAGCCGTCTGAGCGGGCGAAGTACATCGAGGCGTTCTTCAGCAACATCGATTGGAACACGGTCGATCAGCGCCTCACCAGTCCGTCCTCCGTCCGACCCGTTGGAGTCACGCGCGTAGCGGTCTGA
- a CDS encoding VOC family protein, translated as MISHLFSTPIYVSDQDSAVDFYVNKLGFELRADEPMGPSARWIMVAPKGAQTCLTLYKPTPEMPGAETYEAATARIGRFTGAIFDTPDIQATYRELSARGVPFAEPPAQQPWGWWATFSDPDGNSFGLGQH; from the coding sequence GTGATCTCGCATCTGTTCAGCACGCCGATCTACGTGTCGGACCAGGACAGCGCAGTCGACTTCTACGTGAACAAGCTCGGCTTTGAGCTGCGCGCGGACGAGCCGATGGGCCCCTCAGCCCGCTGGATCATGGTGGCCCCGAAGGGCGCCCAGACGTGCCTCACCCTCTACAAACCGACACCGGAGATGCCCGGGGCCGAAACGTACGAGGCGGCCACGGCGCGGATCGGTCGCTTCACCGGGGCCATCTTCGATACGCCGGATATTCAGGCGACGTATCGCGAGCTGAGCGCGCGCGGCGTCCCGTTCGCCGAGCCGCCCGCCCAGCAGCCGTGGGGCTGGTGGGCGACGTTCTCTGATCCGGACGGAAACTCGTTCGGCCTCGGTCAACACTGA